A genomic segment from Dermatobacter hominis encodes:
- a CDS encoding fructosamine kinase family protein, with the protein MTLVGELVDAVGRDLGAEPTSVARLGGGDVAESVRIDLVDGRTVFAKTHASPPPGFFTTEALGLRWLRNAAAVAVPEVLAVSDGDEGHGVDGGPARLVLEWVHVGRGVVARAGDGDTEAELGRQLAALHRAGASSFGREDRRTTGSRGLPNEPCATWAEFYATQRLLPLARLARDGRALADDVVADLERLAGRLDVLGVPVEPPSRLHGDLWAGNRLVDADGRSWLIDPAAHGGHREFDLAMMALFGGFGEACVAAYDEAEPLGAGWRDRVPLHQVAPLVVHAIKFGGGYRSASAAAIRAFL; encoded by the coding sequence GTGACGCTCGTCGGCGAGCTGGTCGACGCGGTCGGGCGGGACCTCGGGGCCGAGCCGACGTCGGTGGCGCGGCTCGGGGGCGGTGACGTCGCCGAGTCGGTGCGGATCGACCTGGTCGACGGTCGCACGGTGTTCGCCAAGACGCACGCCTCGCCGCCGCCGGGGTTCTTCACCACCGAGGCGCTCGGCCTGCGATGGCTGCGCAACGCAGCAGCGGTGGCGGTGCCCGAGGTCCTGGCCGTGTCCGACGGCGACGAGGGACACGGCGTCGATGGCGGTCCGGCCCGCCTCGTGCTCGAGTGGGTCCACGTGGGGCGCGGCGTCGTCGCCCGCGCCGGCGACGGCGACACGGAGGCCGAGCTCGGCCGGCAGCTCGCGGCCCTGCACCGGGCCGGCGCGTCGTCCTTCGGTCGCGAGGACCGGCGCACCACCGGCAGCCGGGGTCTGCCGAACGAGCCGTGCGCGACGTGGGCCGAGTTCTACGCCACCCAGCGGCTCCTGCCGTTGGCCCGGCTGGCCCGGGACGGGCGGGCGCTCGCCGACGACGTGGTCGCCGACCTGGAGCGGCTGGCCGGGCGGCTCGACGTCCTCGGCGTCCCGGTCGAGCCGCCGTCCCGGCTCCACGGAGACCTGTGGGCGGGGAACCGGCTGGTCGACGCCGACGGTCGGAGCTGGCTGATCGACCCGGCCGCCCACGGCGGGCACCGCGAGTTCGACCTGGCGATGATGGCGCTGTTCGGCGGGTTCGGCGAGGCCTGCGTCGCCGCCTACGACGAGGCCGAGCCCCTCGGGGCCGGCTGGCGGGACCGGGTGCCGCTCCACCAGGTCGCACCGCTGGTCGTCCACGCCATCAAGTTCGGCGGCGGCTACCGGTCCGCGTCCGCCGCGGCCATCCGGGCGTTCCTGTGA
- a CDS encoding pyridoxamine 5'-phosphate oxidase family protein — MGSNQRSQVEMTEAEIDEFVVNSRTCTLATIGADGRPHLVAMWYAVVDGQIWFETKSRSQKAVNLRRDPRVTLLIEDGLTYDKLRGVAIDGTAEVVEDPDVLWKVGVSVWERYNGPYTEEMKPLVEFMLQKRVAVRVDPTRTRSWDHRKLGMDAMELGGSTAEHLDDQLR, encoded by the coding sequence GTGGGATCGAACCAGCGCAGCCAGGTCGAGATGACGGAGGCCGAGATCGACGAGTTCGTCGTGAACAGCCGCACGTGCACGCTCGCGACGATCGGCGCCGACGGCCGCCCGCACCTCGTGGCCATGTGGTACGCCGTGGTCGACGGCCAGATCTGGTTCGAGACGAAGTCCCGCTCGCAGAAGGCCGTGAACCTCCGCCGCGACCCGCGAGTGACCCTGCTGATCGAGGACGGCCTGACGTACGACAAGCTCCGGGGGGTCGCGATCGACGGGACGGCCGAGGTCGTCGAGGACCCCGACGTGCTCTGGAAGGTCGGCGTCAGCGTGTGGGAGCGCTACAACGGCCCGTACACCGAGGAGATGAAGCCGCTCGTCGAGTTCATGCTCCAGAAGCGCGTGGCGGTCAGGGTCGACCCGACCCGGACCCGATCGTGGGACCACCGCAAGCTCGGCATGGACGCGATGGAGCTGGGCGGGTCGACCGCCGAGCACCTCGACGACCAGCTCCGCTGA
- a CDS encoding TIGR03621 family F420-dependent LLM class oxidoreductase, giving the protein MAHPRTFRFAAELHEPLEGRTWIESFQELEDLGYSTLFLPDHFDEGPGPLATLGAAAAVTSTLRIGVLVLDCDYRHPAVVHRELATLDVLSEGRLEVGLGAGWKRTDYDKTGIPMDRPGVRVDRMIEHTAVLKGLFAGGPFTFHGEHYTITDLEGTPAPHSTGGPPILIGGGARRVLGFAARHADIVGVNASIHSGEIDTEAAHDALPERIDEKVARVREAAGDRFDDLELNAWLSVAQITDDTEGVAALVAELFSARPEEVLASPLALIGSEAEVGDRLRERRERWGYSYTVVPGAEARAFAPVVQSLTGT; this is encoded by the coding sequence GTGGCCCACCCACGCACCTTCCGCTTCGCCGCCGAGCTGCACGAGCCGCTCGAGGGGCGGACGTGGATCGAGTCGTTCCAGGAGCTCGAGGACCTCGGGTACTCGACGCTGTTCCTGCCCGACCACTTCGACGAGGGTCCGGGACCGCTCGCGACCCTCGGCGCGGCTGCGGCGGTCACGTCGACGCTGCGCATCGGGGTGCTCGTGCTCGACTGCGACTACCGCCACCCCGCGGTGGTCCACCGCGAGCTCGCCACGCTCGACGTGCTCTCCGAGGGCCGGCTCGAGGTGGGGCTCGGCGCCGGGTGGAAGCGCACCGACTACGACAAGACGGGCATCCCGATGGACCGCCCCGGCGTCCGGGTCGACCGGATGATCGAGCACACCGCGGTGCTCAAGGGGCTGTTCGCCGGCGGCCCGTTCACCTTCCACGGCGAGCACTACACGATCACCGACCTGGAGGGGACGCCGGCGCCGCACTCGACGGGCGGCCCGCCCATCCTCATCGGCGGGGGCGCCCGCCGGGTGCTCGGCTTCGCGGCGCGCCACGCGGACATCGTCGGTGTGAACGCGTCGATCCACTCGGGCGAGATCGACACCGAGGCCGCGCACGACGCGCTCCCGGAGCGCATCGACGAGAAGGTGGCCCGCGTGCGCGAGGCGGCCGGCGACCGCTTCGACGACCTGGAGCTCAACGCGTGGCTGTCGGTCGCCCAGATCACCGACGACACCGAGGGCGTCGCCGCCCTGGTCGCCGAGCTGTTCTCCGCCCGCCCCGAGGAGGTGCTGGCCTCGCCGCTCGCGCTCATCGGCAGCGAGGCCGAGGTCGGGGACCGGTTGCGGGAGCGCCGCGAGCGCTGGGGCTACTCGTACACGGTCGTGCCGGGCGCCGAGGCGAGGGCCTTCGCCCCCGTCGTGCAGTCGCTCACCGGCACCTGA
- a CDS encoding tRNA-binding protein, which produces MTDEPGAPLPDIDPAQFFEVDLRVGRVLEVRPFPEARAPAYQLAVDFGPALGTLETSAQVTNYEPDELVGRLVVGAVNLGVRRIAGFRSRFLVLGAVEADGAVRLLRPDGDPPPGTRVA; this is translated from the coding sequence GTGACCGACGAGCCCGGAGCCCCCCTGCCCGACATCGACCCGGCGCAGTTCTTCGAGGTCGACCTGCGCGTCGGGCGGGTGCTCGAGGTCCGGCCCTTCCCCGAGGCCCGCGCTCCCGCCTACCAGCTCGCCGTCGACTTCGGGCCCGCGCTCGGCACGCTCGAGACCTCGGCCCAGGTGACGAACTACGAGCCCGACGAGCTCGTCGGCCGCCTCGTCGTCGGCGCCGTCAACCTGGGCGTGCGCCGCATCGCGGGGTTCAGGAGCCGCTTCCTGGTGCTCGGTGCGGTCGAGGCCGACGGTGCGGTGCGGCTGCTGCGCCCCGACGGCGACCCGCCGCCGGGCACGCGCGTCGCCTGA
- a CDS encoding MFS transporter produces the protein MTTPADASAAPGAGDPEFDVPEDPTASENFTAPEDPTAPEDRGSLFSVGFAMVTLATFAYFLALGALLPTLPLYVEDELGGSSVAVGVVVGSFAISAALLRPFAGRIGDTRGRRVLVIGGSLVMGLSVLAYTVVTNVVGLVLLRLLTGAGEAAMWVGAATAIQDMAPDDRRGEAASYFSVSLYAGLAFGPLIGETLRDSSGFHAVWIFAGCCGLVACLFGWGTPRDVRREPQPFRLLHPAAVGPGSILLLGMLPFIGFATFIALYGPEVGVDDVAPLLLGYGILVLAIRVVGAKLPDRLGWTRASSAALAVLAVGGLVLGLWHGVGGIWLAVVALAIGMSLLFPALFSATVASVPETERGQAVGTFSLAFDLANGLGPALLGIIVALGSYQVAFAVAGLAAAAGLGLVGPVARRAARHEAAAVG, from the coding sequence GTGACCACCCCCGCCGACGCCTCCGCCGCGCCCGGCGCCGGCGACCCCGAGTTCGACGTCCCCGAGGACCCCACCGCCTCCGAGAATTTCACCGCCCCCGAGGACCCCACCGCCCCCGAGGACCGCGGCTCGCTGTTCAGCGTCGGGTTCGCGATGGTGACGCTGGCGACCTTCGCCTACTTCCTGGCGCTCGGTGCGCTCCTGCCCACGCTGCCCCTCTACGTGGAGGACGAGCTGGGCGGCAGCAGCGTGGCGGTCGGTGTCGTGGTGGGCAGCTTCGCGATCTCCGCCGCCCTGCTCCGGCCCTTCGCCGGCCGGATCGGCGACACCCGGGGCCGGCGCGTCCTGGTCATCGGGGGCTCGCTCGTCATGGGCCTCTCGGTGCTGGCCTACACGGTGGTCACCAACGTCGTCGGACTGGTCCTGCTGCGCCTCCTGACCGGCGCGGGCGAGGCGGCCATGTGGGTCGGCGCCGCGACCGCCATCCAGGACATGGCACCCGACGACCGCCGCGGCGAGGCCGCCTCGTACTTCTCGGTGTCGCTCTACGCCGGCCTGGCCTTCGGTCCGCTGATCGGCGAGACCCTGCGCGACAGCTCGGGCTTCCACGCGGTGTGGATCTTCGCCGGCTGCTGCGGGCTCGTCGCCTGCCTGTTCGGATGGGGGACGCCCCGGGACGTGCGCCGCGAGCCCCAGCCCTTCCGCCTCCTGCACCCTGCCGCCGTCGGCCCGGGGTCGATCCTGCTGCTCGGCATGCTGCCGTTCATCGGCTTCGCCACCTTCATCGCGCTCTACGGACCCGAGGTGGGCGTCGACGACGTGGCGCCGCTCCTGCTCGGCTACGGCATCCTCGTGCTCGCCATCCGCGTGGTCGGCGCCAAGCTGCCCGACCGGCTCGGCTGGACGCGCGCCTCGTCGGCCGCGCTCGCGGTCCTCGCCGTCGGCGGGCTCGTGCTCGGCCTCTGGCACGGGGTCGGCGGCATCTGGCTCGCCGTCGTCGCCCTGGCCATCGGCATGTCGCTGCTGTTCCCGGCGCTGTTCAGCGCCACGGTCGCGAGCGTGCCCGAGACCGAGCGGGGCCAGGCCGTCGGCACGTTCTCGCTCGCGTTCGACCTGGCCAACGGCCTCGGGCCGGCGCTGCTCGGGATCATCGTGGCGCTCGGCAGCTACCAGGTGGCCTTCGCCGTCGCGGGCCTGGCCGCCGCCGCCGGTCTCGGGCTCGTCGGCCCGGTCGCCCGGCGGGCCGCCCGCCACGAGGCTGCGGCTGTCGGCTGA
- a CDS encoding pyridoxal phosphate-dependent decarboxylase family protein, with translation MSSSDFPYAERFPVNRTLPQTGRSREDILDELGQMAKEEDAFWETGKVSGTMYCGDHTHYDFLTQAFGLFAHVNVLQRDMCPSATRFEGEIIAMALDLFHAEAVTDGRPAGMVTSGGTGSIAHAVLSYRDHARQTRGIVQPNFVKPETGHPAFDKACHLFGVELRVAPVDPVTTKVDVAAVADLIDDDTIAILGSAGNYPYGTIDDIAALSDLAVERGVGLHVDGCLGGFILPFGQELGVEGIPVFDFRLPGVTTISADTHKYGYSVKGTSVCLFRDTALRNSQYFFRTDWSGGKYCSPGMDGSRSGGLLAATWASMVHLGREGYRRYAQQIFDAAAEMKAAILSHPELRLMGEPTFVLSFTSDEFDIYLVNDFMRQRGWRFNGQQYPNAIHIAVTRPQTLPGVTEAFATDLADAVEWAKEATARGEGAASGAIYGGVAGGMTDEADEFIRMVMTDMMDTQQSLPPE, from the coding sequence ATGAGCAGCAGCGACTTCCCCTACGCCGAGCGGTTCCCGGTCAACCGCACGCTGCCGCAGACCGGCCGCAGCCGTGAGGACATCCTCGACGAGCTCGGCCAGATGGCGAAGGAGGAGGACGCGTTCTGGGAGACCGGCAAGGTCTCCGGGACGATGTACTGCGGCGACCACACGCACTACGACTTCCTCACGCAGGCCTTCGGCCTCTTCGCCCACGTGAACGTGCTCCAGCGCGACATGTGCCCGAGCGCCACGCGGTTCGAGGGCGAGATCATCGCCATGGCGCTCGACCTCTTCCACGCCGAGGCCGTGACCGACGGCCGGCCCGCCGGCATGGTGACGAGCGGCGGGACCGGTTCCATCGCCCACGCCGTGCTGTCGTACCGGGACCACGCCCGCCAGACCCGGGGCATCGTGCAGCCCAACTTCGTGAAGCCCGAGACGGGCCACCCGGCGTTCGACAAGGCCTGCCACCTCTTCGGGGTGGAGCTGCGGGTCGCGCCCGTCGACCCGGTGACCACCAAGGTCGACGTCGCAGCGGTGGCGGACCTGATCGACGACGACACGATCGCCATCCTGGGCTCAGCCGGCAACTACCCGTACGGCACGATCGACGACATCGCCGCGCTGTCGGACCTCGCGGTCGAGCGGGGCGTCGGCCTGCACGTCGACGGCTGCCTCGGCGGGTTCATCCTCCCGTTCGGCCAGGAGCTCGGCGTCGAGGGCATCCCGGTGTTCGACTTCCGCCTCCCCGGGGTGACCACGATCTCGGCCGACACCCACAAGTACGGCTACTCGGTGAAGGGCACGTCGGTGTGCCTGTTCCGCGACACGGCGCTGCGCAACAGCCAGTACTTCTTCCGCACCGACTGGAGCGGCGGCAAGTACTGCTCGCCGGGCATGGACGGCTCCCGCTCCGGGGGCCTGCTGGCCGCGACGTGGGCGTCGATGGTCCACCTCGGCCGCGAGGGCTACCGCCGCTACGCGCAGCAGATCTTCGACGCCGCGGCCGAGATGAAGGCCGCGATCCTGAGCCACCCGGAGCTGCGCCTGATGGGGGAGCCGACGTTCGTCCTGAGCTTCACGTCCGACGAGTTCGACATCTACCTCGTCAACGACTTCATGCGGCAGCGGGGCTGGCGGTTCAACGGCCAGCAGTACCCGAACGCGATCCACATCGCCGTGACCCGGCCCCAGACGCTGCCCGGCGTCACCGAGGCGTTCGCGACCGACCTCGCCGACGCCGTCGAGTGGGCGAAGGAGGCGACGGCCCGGGGCGAGGGTGCGGCCAGCGGTGCCATCTACGGCGGCGTCGCCGGCGGCATGACCGACGAGGCCGACGAGTTCATCCGCATGGTGATGACCGACATGATGGACACCCAGCAGTCGCTCCCGCCGGAGTGA
- a CDS encoding class I SAM-dependent rRNA methyltransferase, with translation MTVDPDDGDDRTPPASAPALAVRLHPDALRHVRRGHPWVFDGSLESVRGGRHGDGTGDPGDVAVVFDDRRRFAAVGLWDPASPIRIKVLAAGERAEVGPALWRDRLRDAATLRRPLLDRADTTALRLVHGENDRLPGVVIDLYGPASGPRAAVLKLYSSAWFPHLDDLVAALDAVAAEGVVPAVGPVVLRLSRSVARGPRPEGLDDGVVLRAGAAGEPDLERAEVLERVEFLERGLRFTADLRHGQKTGWFLDQRDNRVLVGSMARGARVLDVFCCGGGFTVHAAAGGAESVHSVDLSPHAVADTERHLALNRDRATVARARHRGTVGDAFEVMDALGRAGETYDLVVVDPPSFASRRRDVTGALRAYGRLTELAVWLVRPGGTLVQASCSSRITADDLVSTAIRAAPRAGADLVVVRQTGQPVDHPVGFSEGAYLKALVARVER, from the coding sequence GTGACGGTCGATCCGGACGACGGTGACGACCGCACGCCTCCGGCGTCGGCGCCCGCGCTGGCCGTGCGGCTGCACCCCGACGCGCTCCGCCACGTCCGCCGCGGCCACCCGTGGGTGTTCGACGGGTCGCTCGAGTCCGTCCGCGGCGGTCGTCACGGCGACGGGACCGGCGACCCGGGGGACGTCGCGGTCGTGTTCGACGACCGCCGGCGCTTCGCCGCGGTCGGCCTGTGGGACCCGGCCTCACCGATCCGCATCAAGGTGCTGGCGGCGGGAGAGCGCGCCGAGGTCGGTCCGGCGCTCTGGCGCGACCGCCTGCGCGACGCCGCCACGCTCCGGCGGCCCCTGCTCGATCGCGCCGACACGACCGCGCTGCGCCTCGTCCACGGCGAGAACGATCGGCTCCCCGGCGTCGTCATCGACCTCTACGGCCCGGCGTCCGGCCCGCGCGCCGCGGTCCTGAAGCTGTACTCGTCGGCGTGGTTCCCGCACCTCGACGACCTCGTCGCCGCGCTGGACGCCGTCGCTGCGGAGGGCGTCGTCCCCGCCGTCGGGCCCGTCGTCCTCCGCCTCTCGCGCTCGGTCGCCCGCGGGCCGAGGCCCGAGGGCCTCGACGACGGCGTGGTGCTGCGGGCCGGGGCCGCCGGGGAGCCCGACCTCGAGCGCGCCGAGGTCCTCGAACGAGTCGAGTTCCTCGAGCGCGGCCTGCGCTTCACCGCCGACCTCCGCCACGGCCAGAAGACCGGGTGGTTCCTCGACCAGCGCGACAACCGGGTCCTCGTCGGGTCGATGGCCCGGGGCGCCCGGGTGCTCGACGTCTTCTGCTGCGGCGGCGGGTTCACCGTCCACGCCGCGGCGGGGGGCGCCGAGTCGGTCCACAGCGTCGACCTGAGCCCCCACGCGGTGGCCGACACCGAACGCCACCTCGCGCTGAACCGGGACCGTGCGACCGTGGCGCGGGCCCGCCACCGTGGCACGGTCGGCGACGCCTTCGAGGTCATGGACGCCCTCGGGCGGGCCGGCGAGACCTACGACCTGGTCGTGGTGGACCCGCCGTCGTTCGCGTCACGGCGTCGCGACGTCACCGGGGCGCTCCGGGCCTACGGGCGGCTCACGGAGCTCGCCGTGTGGCTGGTCCGCCCCGGCGGCACGCTCGTCCAGGCGTCGTGCTCCAGTCGCATCACCGCCGACGACCTGGTCTCGACCGCCATCCGGGCCGCACCCCGCGCCGGTGCCGACCTGGTCGTCGTGCGCCAGACCGGCCAGCCGGTCGACCACCCCGTCGGGTTCTCCGAGGGCGCCTACCTCAAGGCGCTCGTCGCCCGCGTCGAGCGCTGA